Proteins encoded within one genomic window of uncultured Draconibacterium sp.:
- the nrdD gene encoding anaerobic ribonucleoside-triphosphate reductase encodes MSSTQISIVKRDGKRVPFSMNKIKNAIRKAFLSVGSFACDDDLTNILHRVNIQEDMNVEEIQNQVERSLMAENYFAVAKSYMLYRQKHSEDRETRDRIKFLIEYCAAGNAASGSKFDANANVDKKNIATLIGELPKGNFIRLNRRLLTDRLSDMFGKELSNKYLNFLSQHYIYKNDETSLAPYCASITMYPWLLEGTSKIGGNSTAPTNLKSFCGGFINMVFIVSSMLSGACATPEFLMYMNYFVGKEYGNDYYKHSHETADLSARKRSIDKVITDCFEQIVYSLNQPTGARNFQAVFWNIAYYDKYYFESLFSEFVFPDGSKPEWESLNWLQKRFMVWFNQERTKTMLTFPVETMAMLTENGDTKDEEYGDFTAKMYAEGHSFFTYLSDNADSLSSCCRLRNEIQDNGFSYTLGAGGVSTGSKSVLTINLNRCVQQAKKEQIPYINFLEEVVDLVHKVQLGYNENLKELQEKGMLPLFDAGYINMGRQYLTIGVNGLVEAAEFLGIEINDNPEYAAFTSEVLGLIETYNKKYRTKDTLFNCEMIPAENVGVKHAKWDREDGYYVPRDCYNSYFYVVEDESLNVIDRFKVHGKKYIEHLTGGSALHMNLEEHLSTAQYRQLLRVAAKEGCNYFTFNIPNTICNECGHIDKRYLKECPKCNTNNIDYLTRIIGYMKRVSSFSDARQKEAAKRYYAQKNKEEKVEEYA; translated from the coding sequence CTCAATCGTAAAAAGAGACGGAAAGCGGGTTCCGTTTTCCATGAATAAAATTAAAAACGCCATTCGGAAAGCTTTCCTTTCTGTAGGAAGTTTTGCATGTGATGACGACCTTACCAACATTCTGCACCGGGTAAATATTCAGGAAGATATGAATGTTGAAGAAATTCAGAACCAGGTGGAGCGTTCGTTAATGGCCGAAAATTATTTTGCCGTGGCTAAATCGTATATGCTTTATCGCCAGAAACATTCGGAAGATCGAGAAACCCGAGATCGTATTAAATTTCTGATTGAATATTGTGCTGCCGGGAATGCTGCCAGTGGAAGCAAATTCGATGCTAATGCCAATGTCGATAAAAAGAACATTGCAACACTTATTGGCGAACTCCCGAAAGGAAATTTTATCCGTTTAAACCGCCGCTTACTCACCGACCGCCTTTCGGATATGTTTGGTAAAGAGTTATCGAATAAATACCTCAATTTTTTAAGTCAACATTACATTTACAAAAACGACGAAACCAGCCTAGCTCCCTATTGTGCCAGTATAACCATGTATCCGTGGCTGTTGGAGGGGACATCGAAAATTGGTGGCAATTCTACTGCTCCAACAAATTTGAAATCGTTTTGCGGTGGTTTTATCAACATGGTATTTATCGTTTCAAGTATGTTAAGCGGTGCCTGTGCAACTCCCGAATTCCTGATGTATATGAACTACTTCGTGGGAAAAGAATATGGCAACGATTACTACAAGCACAGCCACGAAACCGCTGATTTATCGGCAAGGAAACGTTCTATTGACAAAGTGATAACAGATTGTTTTGAGCAGATTGTTTATTCGCTTAATCAACCAACCGGAGCACGAAATTTCCAGGCCGTATTCTGGAATATTGCGTATTACGACAAGTATTATTTTGAAAGCCTGTTCAGCGAATTTGTTTTCCCGGACGGAAGCAAACCTGAATGGGAATCGTTAAACTGGTTACAAAAACGTTTTATGGTTTGGTTTAACCAGGAACGGACGAAAACCATGCTGACTTTCCCGGTAGAAACAATGGCAATGCTAACAGAGAACGGCGATACAAAAGATGAAGAATATGGCGATTTCACTGCAAAAATGTATGCCGAAGGCCACTCTTTTTTCACCTATTTAAGCGATAATGCCGACAGTTTAAGCTCGTGTTGCCGTTTACGTAATGAAATTCAGGACAACGGTTTTAGCTACACTCTGGGTGCCGGGGGCGTATCAACCGGATCAAAAAGTGTGCTCACAATCAACCTGAACCGCTGTGTACAACAAGCGAAAAAAGAACAGATTCCTTACATTAATTTCCTCGAAGAAGTGGTTGACCTGGTGCATAAAGTACAGTTGGGTTACAACGAAAATTTAAAGGAATTACAGGAAAAAGGCATGCTCCCGTTGTTTGATGCCGGTTACATAAACATGGGCCGCCAGTACCTTACCATTGGTGTAAACGGCCTGGTTGAAGCAGCCGAATTTTTAGGAATTGAAATAAACGATAATCCTGAATACGCAGCATTTACCAGCGAAGTACTTGGTTTAATTGAAACATACAATAAAAAATACCGCACAAAAGACACCCTGTTTAATTGCGAAATGATACCTGCAGAAAATGTTGGCGTAAAACATGCAAAATGGGATCGGGAGGATGGTTATTATGTGCCACGCGATTGCTACAACAGTTATTTTTATGTAGTGGAAGATGAGTCGTTGAATGTAATTGATAGATTCAAGGTTCACGGAAAAAAATATATCGAACACCTAACAGGGGGCTCTGCATTGCACATGAACCTGGAAGAACATTTAAGTACAGCACAATACCGGCAACTGCTTCGGGTAGCTGCCAAAGAAGGTTGCAATTATTTCACTTTTAATATTCCGAATACCATTTGTAATGAATGCGGGCATATTGACAAACGCTATTTAAAAGAATGCCCTAAATGTAATACCAATAATATTGACTATTTAACCCGGATAATTGGTTACATGAAAAGAGTGAGCAGTTTCTCTGATGCACGCCAAAAAGAAGCCGCAAAACGCTATTACGCACAAAAGAATAAGGAAGAAAAAGTGGAAGAATATGCTTAA